The proteins below come from a single Mesobacillus jeotgali genomic window:
- a CDS encoding STAS domain-containing protein, whose translation MVNSNHQIKVNKNEFVWNSQEGELTFDGAPALLFWDSAIELFLNTIEEISGSDVSKTVYEVTGFRMGKLVSSYYEGRTDVVQLLSEYSDIYKSAGWGVAEIQEYSYEEKRAVVRIRNSWEHRIFKMTGKNEAGVLLPSHWAGIFSGLFKQDMWYKMVKSQQEGHEYDEVEIFPSSVTISQNIHELARKKEQESIIELEQKVEARTKELNSLVQELSSPVIPVLNGILVIPLIGQYNEERISSMMEKALVELTRLKAKYLLIDLTGIKHVDPYTIHGIQKLIQSVRLIGGQCFIVGVSAELSIQILSSNVNLEHIQSFSSLQQGVEYAIQQNGYEMVKKQ comes from the coding sequence ATGGTCAATTCTAACCATCAGATAAAAGTGAACAAAAATGAGTTTGTTTGGAACAGCCAGGAGGGGGAGCTGACATTCGATGGTGCTCCTGCTTTGCTTTTTTGGGATTCAGCGATCGAGCTGTTTTTAAATACGATTGAGGAAATTTCCGGGAGTGATGTATCGAAGACCGTCTATGAAGTTACCGGGTTTCGTATGGGGAAGCTTGTGAGCTCCTATTACGAAGGCAGAACAGACGTGGTCCAGCTGTTGAGTGAATATAGTGATATATACAAAAGTGCTGGTTGGGGAGTCGCTGAGATTCAAGAGTACTCTTATGAAGAGAAACGTGCTGTCGTAAGAATACGGAACAGCTGGGAACATCGAATCTTTAAAATGACTGGTAAAAATGAGGCTGGTGTCCTGCTTCCAAGTCATTGGGCAGGTATTTTTAGCGGGCTTTTCAAGCAGGATATGTGGTATAAAATGGTGAAAAGCCAGCAGGAAGGCCATGAATATGATGAGGTGGAGATTTTCCCTTCATCCGTGACTATTTCGCAAAACATCCATGAGCTAGCCAGAAAGAAAGAACAGGAAAGTATCATAGAACTGGAGCAAAAAGTAGAAGCACGAACGAAAGAGCTTAACTCTCTCGTTCAGGAGCTTAGCTCTCCAGTCATCCCAGTCTTGAATGGGATTCTGGTCATACCGCTGATTGGACAATATAACGAAGAGCGGATCAGCAGCATGATGGAAAAAGCCTTAGTTGAACTCACGAGGCTGAAGGCAAAATACTTATTGATCGATTTAACTGGTATAAAGCATGTTGATCCTTACACGATCCATGGTATTCAAAAGCTGATCCAATCTGTTCGCCTGATTGGCGGCCAATGCTTTATCGTCGGAGTATCCGCGGAACTTAGCATCCAAATCTTAAGTTCAAACGTGAACCTTGAGCACATTCAATCCTTTTCGAGTCTGCAGCAGGGCGTGGAATATGCCATCCAGCAGAATGGATATGAAATGGTTAAAAAGCAATAA
- a CDS encoding Crp/Fnr family transcriptional regulator: MTEINATEQIERYLRSYKVETLFTDEIIPYLNLFEFEKGEQICSQGEPVEYLYILVKGKVKIFTTSEEGKTLILSFKTPIEVIGDIEYVQEIDTINTVEAVSSVVMIGVRQTVVRRFLKDHSPFLQFLLKIIARKFYIKSQFMRHNILYPVETRLASYLVSVAYDENEALVNGKVSTSNLTDIANLIGTSYRHLNRVIKDFCIKGMVERNNGAIVIKDLEGLKSLAKEDLYE; this comes from the coding sequence ATGACAGAAATCAATGCAACTGAACAGATAGAAAGGTATTTGCGGTCTTACAAGGTTGAAACATTATTTACGGACGAAATCATCCCTTACTTAAACTTATTCGAATTTGAAAAAGGCGAACAGATTTGCTCACAGGGTGAGCCTGTTGAGTACCTATATATATTGGTTAAGGGGAAAGTGAAGATTTTCACCACTTCAGAAGAGGGCAAGACATTGATTCTTTCCTTTAAAACTCCAATAGAAGTCATTGGTGATATTGAATATGTGCAGGAAATCGACACGATCAATACGGTTGAGGCTGTTTCTTCGGTTGTCATGATCGGAGTCCGGCAAACTGTAGTGCGAAGATTTCTAAAAGACCACTCACCATTCCTGCAATTTTTGTTAAAAATCATTGCGAGGAAATTCTATATCAAATCCCAATTCATGCGCCATAACATCCTCTACCCGGTGGAAACCCGGTTAGCGAGCTATCTCGTGTCTGTCGCTTATGATGAAAACGAAGCGCTCGTCAATGGGAAGGTCAGTACATCGAACCTGACCGATATTGCCAATTTAATTGGAACCAGCTATCGGCATCTTAATAGAGTCATTAAAGATTTCTGTATAAAAGGCATGGTGGAGCGGAATAACGGAGCAATCGTAATCAAGGATCTTGAGGGATTGAAGTCCCTGGCTAAGGAAGATCTTTATGAGTAA
- a CDS encoding endonuclease I family protein: MSKYKKLRQQERWDHKYDSLDLKKLLTILKENRRDIQSNQQLYYDPDQDELDIKNYYRGAQDLDLSGLALFYKFHTIIFQSHKNQLPYFLAKDLYLYTWVDLYPDGSAKSIYSSQMKNPESLLIEDNETLREKYDEFRRRSRKIQVNGFDSIKELKVFEDHFKMNTEHIVPQSWFEGAEPMKGDLHHLFVCEPDCNISRSNYPFADFDFYNPESENEPIQNNCGVTTGFEFEPEHGKGASARAMLYFFLRYPKRVKKEFKKKVDITLLARWNEEFPPTLYEKHRNQAIYYIQGNRNPFIDFPELAKKIDFPW; encoded by the coding sequence ATGTCAAAATATAAAAAACTACGGCAACAGGAACGATGGGACCATAAATACGATTCACTCGACCTGAAAAAGCTGCTGACGATCCTGAAGGAGAATCGCCGCGACATCCAAAGTAATCAGCAGCTATATTATGACCCTGATCAGGATGAGCTGGATATCAAGAATTATTACCGCGGTGCTCAGGATCTGGACTTGTCCGGTCTGGCTCTGTTTTATAAATTCCATACGATCATATTCCAGTCCCATAAAAACCAGCTCCCCTACTTCCTGGCCAAGGATTTGTATTTGTACACCTGGGTCGATTTATATCCTGATGGATCTGCTAAGAGTATCTATTCCAGCCAGATGAAGAATCCTGAGTCATTGCTTATTGAGGATAATGAAACACTAAGAGAGAAGTATGATGAGTTTAGAAGGCGTTCCCGGAAAATCCAGGTGAATGGCTTTGATTCAATCAAGGAATTGAAGGTATTTGAGGATCATTTTAAAATGAACACCGAGCACATTGTGCCCCAGTCCTGGTTCGAGGGCGCTGAACCGATGAAGGGCGACCTGCATCACCTGTTTGTCTGCGAACCTGATTGCAACATCTCCCGTTCCAACTACCCGTTTGCCGACTTTGATTTTTATAACCCTGAATCGGAAAATGAACCGATTCAGAATAACTGCGGCGTCACGACAGGATTCGAGTTTGAACCTGAGCATGGCAAAGGAGCTTCCGCCCGGGCGATGCTTTATTTTTTCCTGAGATATCCGAAAAGAGTAAAAAAAGAATTCAAAAAGAAGGTCGACATCACGCTGCTCGCCCGCTGGAATGAAGAGTTCCCGCCCACCCTTTATGAAAAGCACCGGAACCAGGCCATCTATTATATCCAGGGAAACCGCAATCCGTTTATTGATTTTCCGGAGTTGGCGAAGAAGATTGATTTCCCATGGTAA
- a CDS encoding STAS domain-containing protein produces MNSIERFSKYLIDHAETISKEITDYNVKKLEITLPEEIIQQSINTNKALMEFLGETLNLSKETVAEKFIEWYKVRQANRREYQFSHEELASILKPYGETRLQLIEMMTKFSIGEGLSTEEVVFVNNRLSYLLDLGITETMIEREMLAIEENKMNQKMITELSSPIVPLAEDMAILPLIGEFDYERSDHIMTHVIPKISELRIKNLIIDFSGIAMIDAEIAARIFNINKVLRLIGIETMLTGIRPELAVDVINTGVDFSRLNTYGTVQQAILAHEK; encoded by the coding sequence GTGAATTCCATCGAAAGATTTTCTAAATACCTCATCGATCATGCAGAGACGATCAGTAAGGAAATTACAGATTATAATGTGAAAAAGCTTGAAATCACTCTGCCTGAAGAAATCATCCAGCAATCAATAAACACAAACAAAGCTCTTATGGAATTTCTCGGTGAAACACTGAACCTATCTAAAGAAACAGTGGCAGAGAAATTTATTGAGTGGTATAAAGTTCGACAAGCAAACAGACGCGAATATCAATTCAGCCATGAAGAACTCGCGAGTATCCTCAAGCCATATGGAGAAACTAGGCTGCAGCTTATTGAAATGATGACGAAATTTTCAATCGGAGAGGGGCTTTCCACAGAAGAAGTTGTATTCGTCAATAACCGACTCAGCTACCTGCTTGATTTGGGTATTACGGAAACAATGATAGAGCGGGAAATGCTTGCTATTGAAGAGAACAAAATGAATCAAAAGATGATTACAGAGCTGTCATCCCCGATTGTTCCGCTCGCAGAGGACATGGCCATCCTGCCATTGATCGGCGAATTCGATTACGAACGCAGCGACCATATCATGACACATGTAATTCCAAAGATCAGTGAACTCAGAATCAAAAACCTGATTATCGACTTTTCTGGAATTGCGATGATTGATGCAGAAATTGCAGCGAGAATTTTCAATATCAATAAAGTCCTGAGATTGATTGGGATCGAGACGATGCTGACAGGCATTCGCCCTGAACTCGCAGTAGATGTCATCAACACAGGTGTCGATTTCTCTAGGTTGAACACCTATGGAACCGTGCAGCAGGCGATATTGGCTCATGAAAAATAA
- a CDS encoding NAD(P)/FAD-dependent oxidoreductase, with protein sequence MDNIEIYDITIIGGGPAGLYSAFYAGLREMKTKIIEAQSDLGGKIHVYPEKVIWDVGGIGPITGANLIKQLKEQAMTFNPEVVLNEKIESISKEQDTFLIKAASGKIHYSKSVIVAIGSGILKPQKLKLEGAEKFEVSNLHYMVNSLKYFKNRTVVISGGGNSAIDWANALEPVAKKIYLVHRRECFSGHESQVTQLMNSTVECVFQSCLTNLIADESRTSIAEVEITNQSTDEVLHLPVDDVLVNHGFDQDASLLEKSELEPRMIDGFYIDGTPTSETSVPGMFAAGDILKHEGKLNLIAGTFQDAANAVNKAKQFIEPAASHSAMVSSHNKVFSERNKEMILELIN encoded by the coding sequence ATGGATAACATTGAAATCTATGACATTACGATTATTGGCGGCGGGCCTGCCGGATTATATTCAGCTTTTTATGCTGGCTTGCGTGAAATGAAGACTAAGATCATTGAGGCGCAGTCAGACCTTGGTGGGAAGATTCATGTCTATCCGGAAAAAGTGATCTGGGATGTAGGCGGCATCGGCCCTATTACAGGCGCAAATTTGATTAAACAGTTGAAAGAACAAGCGATGACGTTTAACCCAGAAGTTGTCTTGAATGAAAAAATTGAATCCATAAGCAAGGAACAGGATACATTTTTGATAAAAGCTGCTTCTGGAAAAATCCATTATTCAAAATCAGTCATCGTTGCCATTGGTAGTGGAATCCTGAAGCCCCAAAAGCTGAAGCTTGAAGGTGCCGAAAAATTCGAGGTATCAAACCTCCACTACATGGTTAATTCTCTTAAGTATTTCAAAAATCGTACAGTTGTCATTTCTGGCGGAGGCAATTCGGCCATCGACTGGGCCAATGCGTTAGAACCGGTTGCAAAAAAGATCTATCTGGTGCACAGGAGAGAATGTTTCTCCGGCCATGAATCACAAGTGACCCAACTGATGAACAGCACTGTGGAATGTGTATTCCAATCTTGCCTTACCAATTTAATTGCAGATGAAAGCCGGACATCCATTGCTGAAGTCGAAATAACCAATCAGTCTACCGATGAAGTTCTCCACCTTCCTGTTGATGATGTTCTGGTCAACCATGGATTTGATCAGGATGCTTCCTTGCTCGAGAAAAGCGAGCTGGAACCAAGGATGATTGATGGCTTTTACATTGATGGGACTCCTACGAGCGAAACATCCGTACCTGGTATGTTTGCTGCAGGAGATATTTTAAAACATGAAGGCAAATTGAATTTGATTGCCGGCACATTCCAGGATGCAGCCAATGCGGTCAATAAGGCTAAACAGTTCATCGAACCGGCAGCCTCCCATTCTGCAATGGTGTCATCTCACAATAAAGTATTTTCAGAGAGAAACAAGGAAATGATTCTTGAGTTAATCAATTGA
- a CDS encoding FecCD family ABC transporter permease, protein MIHPSIIKKQRIIVATLFILIVLTMAASLGLGYSSVSYDRILPTLFGNGTFKEEFVLFEIRLPRIIVTLLAGMALAISGAILQGLTRNDLADPGIIGINSGAGLGIAVFFLFFPIDAASFAYMLPLVAFAGALLTAVLIYLFSYKKGIGLQPVRLILVGIGFSMALSGAMIVIISAAERQKVDFIARWLAGNIWGTDWPFIWALLPWLIILIPFTLYKANRLNLLSLSDPVAIGVGVSIEKERVILLLTAVALAASAVSVTGGIAFIGLMAPHLAKALIGPRNQLFLPIAILIGGWLLLFADTIGRNVLEPEGIPAGIMTALIGAPYFVYLLLRK, encoded by the coding sequence ATGATCCATCCATCCATTATTAAGAAACAAAGAATCATAGTTGCGACTTTATTCATTTTAATTGTGTTAACCATGGCTGCTAGTCTTGGCCTTGGTTATTCTTCCGTTTCGTATGACCGGATTTTGCCAACGTTATTCGGAAATGGCACTTTTAAAGAAGAGTTTGTCTTGTTTGAAATTAGACTTCCCAGGATCATTGTAACGCTCCTTGCAGGAATGGCACTAGCCATTTCGGGGGCGATTTTACAAGGATTGACCCGCAATGATCTGGCAGATCCGGGAATCATCGGCATCAATTCAGGAGCAGGCCTGGGAATTGCCGTATTCTTTCTCTTCTTCCCAATTGATGCAGCATCGTTTGCCTATATGCTGCCATTGGTTGCGTTTGCTGGTGCTTTGCTGACGGCTGTTCTCATTTACTTATTTTCTTATAAAAAGGGAATCGGGCTTCAGCCTGTAAGACTGATTCTTGTAGGAATCGGGTTTTCGATGGCACTATCCGGAGCAATGATTGTCATTATTTCCGCAGCGGAAAGACAAAAAGTTGACTTTATCGCCCGCTGGCTTGCCGGCAATATCTGGGGAACAGACTGGCCGTTTATTTGGGCGCTTTTGCCATGGTTGATCATCCTTATTCCTTTTACGCTCTATAAAGCAAACAGATTAAACCTGTTAAGCCTGAGCGATCCTGTCGCGATCGGTGTAGGTGTATCGATTGAAAAGGAAAGGGTCATCCTGCTTTTGACAGCCGTAGCCCTGGCAGCTTCTGCCGTGTCGGTAACAGGCGGAATCGCCTTTATCGGATTGATGGCTCCTCATCTCGCAAAAGCGCTGATCGGTCCTAGAAACCAATTGTTCTTGCCAATTGCAATATTGATTGGGGGATGGCTATTGCTGTTCGCTGACACCATTGGCCGCAATGTCCTTGAACCTGAAGGAATCCCGGCTGGAATCATGACTGCATTAATTGGGGCACCTTATTTTGTGTACTTGCTTTTACGAAAATAG
- a CDS encoding FecCD family ABC transporter permease, with translation MINPNSSLPMLIKFVAGVLVLAASFMTAMVFGAADTTIKEIWLALTSTVKTDTITMIREIRLPREVGAIFVGAALSVAGAIMQGLTRNPLADPGLLGLTAGANAALALIMALSPGAGYLAITIACFIGAAVGVMLVFGIGALKKGGFSPLRIVLAGAAVSAFLFAVAEGIGLYFKISKDVSMWTAGGLMGTSWTQLKIIVPFILIGMLVAFYLSRQLTILSLSEEVAVGLGQKTNLIKLVLFIVIVLLAGSAVALVGNMAFIGLMVPHIVRMIVGTDYRFVLPMSALFGASFMLIADTLGRTINAPYETPIYAIISILGLPFFLFIVRKGGKSFT, from the coding sequence ATGATAAACCCAAACAGCTCGCTTCCCATGCTCATAAAGTTCGTTGCAGGTGTACTCGTCCTGGCTGCCAGTTTCATGACGGCAATGGTTTTCGGGGCGGCTGACACGACCATCAAAGAGATTTGGCTGGCGCTTACTTCGACAGTTAAAACAGATACCATCACCATGATCAGGGAAATCCGCCTGCCTCGGGAGGTTGGCGCCATTTTCGTCGGCGCTGCCCTTTCGGTAGCGGGTGCAATCATGCAGGGCTTGACGAGAAACCCGCTCGCTGATCCGGGACTGCTTGGGCTCACGGCTGGTGCCAATGCTGCACTTGCTTTGATTATGGCGCTCAGTCCTGGAGCTGGTTATCTTGCCATCACGATTGCTTGTTTTATCGGGGCAGCAGTTGGTGTCATGCTTGTTTTTGGTATTGGCGCGTTAAAAAAAGGCGGATTCTCTCCGCTACGGATCGTATTGGCCGGAGCTGCGGTCTCGGCTTTTTTGTTCGCAGTAGCCGAAGGAATCGGCCTCTATTTTAAAATTTCAAAAGATGTCTCGATGTGGACAGCCGGAGGCCTGATGGGAACTTCATGGACACAGCTGAAAATCATCGTGCCTTTCATTCTGATTGGTATGCTGGTTGCTTTTTACCTGTCGAGGCAATTGACGATTTTGAGCTTGTCTGAAGAAGTAGCAGTGGGACTTGGGCAAAAGACTAACTTAATTAAATTGGTATTATTCATTGTTATTGTTTTGCTGGCAGGGTCAGCTGTGGCTCTAGTTGGGAACATGGCCTTTATCGGACTGATGGTCCCGCATATTGTCAGGATGATTGTCGGCACAGATTATCGATTTGTCCTGCCGATGTCTGCCTTATTCGGAGCTTCGTTCATGCTGATTGCAGATACACTCGGCCGGACAATCAATGCTCCTTATGAAACACCAATTTATGCGATCATTTCCATTCTCGGATTGCCGTTCTTCCTGTTCATCGTCCGTAAAGGGGGGAAGAGCTTCACATGA
- a CDS encoding DMT family transporter: MKGLIFALLGGAFITLQGVANARISQDIGTWQTASLTQFTGFLTALLVLIFFTKGQWQGLRKVKPLYLIGGLFGAIVVFGNVKAIHYIGVTLTVSAMLIAQLGMTFLIDRNGWFEVKKQKMRVPQLVGITMMIVGVVILGW; the protein is encoded by the coding sequence ATGAAAGGTTTGATTTTTGCTTTATTAGGGGGAGCTTTTATTACGCTGCAGGGTGTAGCCAATGCGAGAATCAGCCAGGATATTGGTACATGGCAGACAGCTTCGCTTACACAGTTTACCGGATTTTTGACTGCATTGTTGGTCTTGATTTTTTTCACAAAGGGACAGTGGCAGGGATTAAGGAAAGTGAAGCCTCTATATTTGATTGGCGGGCTGTTTGGAGCAATTGTTGTCTTTGGAAACGTAAAGGCGATCCATTACATTGGTGTAACATTAACGGTTTCTGCAATGTTGATTGCCCAGCTGGGAATGACCTTCTTGATTGACCGCAACGGATGGTTCGAGGTAAAAAAGCAAAAAATGAGGGTGCCTCAGCTGGTTGGTATTACAATGATGATAGTCGGCGTGGTCATCCTGGGCTGGTAA
- a CDS encoding DMT family transporter — translation MLLGLLFAIIAGTLVGMQNIFNSKVNEKAGSWTTTTLVLGLGFLASFILGLFFEGGRMFDLQQMKGWYWFSGLLGIGVIAGLVQAIKFLGPTFAISIVLTSQLGFALLLDSLGWMGLEKVPFTWQQLLGVLVITAGVIVFKWSEGSEEKVDVITSELNKKAEVS, via the coding sequence ATGCTATTAGGCTTACTATTTGCGATAATTGCCGGCACGCTTGTTGGCATGCAGAATATTTTTAACAGCAAGGTCAATGAAAAAGCGGGCTCATGGACGACTACGACATTAGTATTGGGGCTGGGTTTTCTAGCATCCTTCATACTTGGCCTGTTTTTTGAAGGTGGTCGAATGTTCGATCTGCAGCAAATGAAAGGTTGGTACTGGTTCAGTGGCTTGCTCGGAATCGGGGTCATTGCTGGCTTAGTACAGGCGATAAAATTCCTTGGACCGACCTTTGCAATATCCATTGTATTGACTTCACAGCTTGGGTTCGCATTATTGTTGGATTCATTAGGCTGGATGGGATTGGAGAAGGTGCCTTTTACATGGCAGCAATTGCTTGGAGTACTTGTTATAACAGCAGGAGTGATCGTCTTTAAATGGAGCGAAGGTAGTGAAGAAAAGGTTGATGTTATCACTTCCGAGCTCAATAAAAAAGCTGAAGTATCATAA
- a CDS encoding iron-hydroxamate ABC transporter substrate-binding protein: protein MKKLLMPFLLMLVLVLSACGGEEKQENSGGKKEEDKPQTITYESENGPVEVPADPERVIVLSSFAGNVMALDVPIVGVDSWSKMNPRFEKLQEVEEVTDENLEKIIELNPDLIIGLSNIKNVDKLKEIAPTVTFTYGKLGYLEQHLEIGKVLNKEKEAQEWIDNFKADSKAAGEEIKAKIGADATVSVIENFDKELYVFGDNWARGTEILYQEMGLNMPEKVKDAALEPGYYAISPEVLSEYAGDYVVFSKNAEGDTSFQQTETYKNIPAVKNNRVFEVNAKEFYFNDPLTLEYQLEFFKKSFLEQ from the coding sequence ATGAAGAAATTACTTATGCCATTCCTGCTTATGCTGGTGCTTGTTCTTAGTGCTTGCGGCGGAGAAGAAAAGCAAGAAAATTCTGGTGGGAAAAAGGAAGAAGATAAGCCTCAAACAATTACCTATGAGTCTGAAAATGGCCCAGTTGAAGTACCTGCGGATCCAGAGAGAGTCATCGTTCTTTCTTCCTTTGCCGGAAATGTCATGGCTCTAGATGTGCCAATCGTGGGAGTTGACTCATGGTCAAAAATGAATCCGCGCTTTGAAAAATTGCAGGAAGTCGAAGAAGTGACAGATGAAAACCTTGAGAAGATCATTGAACTAAATCCAGATCTGATCATTGGTCTATCAAATATCAAGAATGTCGATAAGCTAAAAGAAATTGCGCCAACTGTTACTTTTACCTACGGAAAGCTAGGTTATCTTGAGCAGCATTTGGAAATCGGCAAGGTTTTAAATAAAGAAAAAGAAGCCCAGGAGTGGATCGATAACTTTAAGGCTGACTCAAAAGCTGCAGGTGAAGAAATCAAAGCTAAAATCGGTGCAGACGCAACTGTCTCTGTCATCGAAAACTTTGACAAAGAACTATACGTATTCGGTGATAACTGGGCGAGAGGAACAGAAATCCTGTATCAGGAAATGGGTCTCAACATGCCTGAAAAAGTAAAAGATGCGGCACTTGAGCCTGGTTACTATGCGATTTCGCCTGAAGTACTGTCTGAATACGCCGGTGATTATGTTGTATTCAGCAAGAATGCTGAGGGAGATACTTCCTTCCAGCAAACAGAGACTTATAAAAATATTCCTGCCGTAAAGAATAATCGTGTATTCGAAGTGAATGCGAAGGAATTCTATTTCAATGATCCTTTAACACTTGAATATCAGTTGGAATTCTTTAAAAAATCATTCTTGGAACAATAA
- a CDS encoding ABC transporter ATP-binding protein — protein MVRLYTDQLKVGYGERTIVNDLTLEIPDQQITIIIGPNGCGKSTLLKSMSRIIPHQSGSIFLDGSSISKEDTKTLARKMAILPQTPESAAGLTVGELVSYGRFPYQKGFGRLTKKDIETIDWALEVTGTASYKYEPVDSLSGGQRQRVWIALALAQETEMIFLDEPTTYLDMAHQLEILELLQKLNKEQGRTIVMVLHDLNHAARFADHLVALKAGSIVKTGSSVEVIKKEVLREVFQIDAEIGKDPRTNKPICITYNLLKGEEDNEEITYAIPAYAGACS, from the coding sequence ATGGTCCGCTTATACACAGACCAATTAAAAGTGGGATATGGGGAACGGACAATCGTGAATGACCTGACTTTGGAAATCCCTGATCAGCAAATCACAATTATCATCGGCCCTAATGGGTGCGGAAAATCGACTTTGTTGAAATCGATGTCACGAATCATTCCGCATCAATCTGGCTCTATATTCTTGGATGGGTCAAGTATCTCAAAAGAAGATACGAAAACCCTGGCAAGAAAGATGGCTATTCTTCCCCAGACCCCCGAAAGCGCAGCCGGCCTGACGGTAGGGGAATTAGTCTCATATGGACGTTTTCCTTATCAAAAGGGGTTCGGAAGGCTGACGAAAAAGGATATCGAAACCATTGATTGGGCCCTTGAAGTAACGGGAACGGCGAGTTACAAATACGAGCCTGTCGATTCATTATCCGGCGGACAGCGACAGCGTGTATGGATCGCCCTCGCCCTTGCACAGGAAACAGAAATGATTTTCCTTGATGAACCGACCACCTATCTGGATATGGCACATCAGCTTGAAATCCTTGAGCTGCTGCAAAAGCTGAACAAAGAGCAGGGCCGGACAATCGTGATGGTGCTTCATGACTTAAACCATGCCGCAAGATTTGCCGACCACCTGGTTGCCTTAAAAGCCGGTAGCATCGTGAAAACGGGATCAAGTGTAGAGGTCATCAAAAAGGAAGTACTCAGGGAAGTTTTCCAGATTGACGCTGAAATCGGGAAAGATCCGCGTACGAATAAACCAATTTGCATCACGTACAACTTACTAAAAGGAGAAGAAGACAATGAAGAAATTACTTATGCCATTCCTGCTTATGCTGGTGCTTGTTCTTAG